The following are encoded together in the Penicillium digitatum chromosome 3, complete sequence genome:
- a CDS encoding Transposable element tc3 transposase, putative, with protein MPARSELTPALRERICELHSAVHWGYKRIHNRYPWISLSTIRYTIKKEHERRAGVTKPRSGRPKKLDATDK; from the exons ATGCCTGCTCGATCTGAGCTTACCCCGGCTCTTAGAGAGAGGATATGTGAGCTTCACTCGGCTGTTCACTGGGGTTATAAGCGCATTCATAACCGGTACCCATGgatctctctctctacaaTCCGGTATACAATTAAAAAAGAGCACGAACGGCGTGCTGGTGTTACGAAACCTCGCTCTGGTCGACCAAAGAAGCTTGATGCCACCGACAAA TGA
- a CDS encoding Bifunctional 6-phosphofructo-2-kinase/fructose-2, 6-bisphosphate 2-phosphatase, whose amino-acid sequence MSSIVKSQHKAFIASSDDSKICVVMVGLPARGKSLIAGKAMRYLGWVGVPARVFNVGSYRRFSTPQPQAVFFDPHNEEGERMRRAAAEAAMSDMLQWFNAGKGVVAILDATNSTKDRRRWIYEKCTEAGIEALFVESICDDEDLIMTNIKEVKTTSPDYKGQDPEVAALDFRNRIRNYEKVYQTIDDDEKKYTYVKLINVGSTVIINQIKDYLSSRLVYYIQNIHIKPRSIWLSRHGESEFNLTGRIGGDANISERGEAYARTLPELMRKSGIPDNTKIVIWTSTLRRTIQSARHLKAETGYETLEWKALDELDSGVCDGLTYEQIAENYPEDFAARDEDKYNYRYRGGESYRDVVIRLEPIIMELERSENVIIVTHQAVLRCIYAYFMNIPQEQSPWMEVPLHTLIRLTPRAYGTEEQRFKADIPAVSTWRGKGSSARHQEFPAEGGKKEDTETKH is encoded by the exons ATGTCTTCAATTGTCAAAAGCCAGCATAAGGCATTCATTGCAAGT TCCGACGACTCAAAGATATGTGTTGTCATGGTGGGCCTCCCGGCCCGAGGCAAGAGTCTCATCGCCGGCAAGG CCATGCGCTatctgggttgggttggTGTCCCTGCACGTGTCTTTAATGTTGGTAGTTATCGCCGCTTCAGCACCCCGCAGCCACAGGCGGTCTTCTTTGATCCTCACAATGAAGAAGGCGAGCGCATGCGCAGAGCTGCCGCAGAGGCTGCCATGTCTGACATGCTTCAGTGGTTCAATGCCGGCAAGGGTGTTGTGGCTATCTTGGACGCCACCAACTCCACAAAGGATCGCCGCAGATGGATCTACGAGAAATGCACCGAAGCTGGTATTGAGGCTCTCTTTGTTGAGTCGATTTGTGATGACGAAGATCTGATCATGACCAACATCAAGGAAGTCAAGACAACATCCCCAGACTACAAAGGCCAGGACCCCGAAGTGGCTGCGCTTGATTTCCGCAACCGCATTCGCAACTATGAAAAGGTCTACCAGACCATCGATGATGACGAAAAGAAGTATACTTATGTCAAACTTATCAATGTGGGATCGACGGTCATCATCAACCAGATCAAAGATTATCTGTCCAGTCGTCTAGTCTATTATATCCAGAATATTCACATCAAACCTCGCTCGATCTGGCTATCAAGA CACGGTGAATCTGAGTTCAATTTGACCGGCCGGATTGGAGGCGATGCCAACATCTCCGAGCGCGGCGAGGCGTATGCTCGCACCCTCCCTGAGCTAATGCGCAAGTCCGGTATCCCTGACAATACCAAGATCGTGATCTGGACCTCAACTTTGCGGCGCACGATTCAGAGTGCCCGCCACCTCAAGGCAGAGACTGGCTATGAGACGCTGGAGTGGAAAGCCCTGGATGAGCTGGACTCGGGCGTCTGCGACGGTTTGACCTACGAGCAAATTGCTGAGAACTACCCGGAGGATTTCGCCGCCCGCGATGAAGACAAGTACAACTACCGCTACCGCGGTGGCGAGTCCTACCGCGACGTCGTCATCCGCCTCGAGCCCATCATCATGGAGCTGGAACGCAGTGAGAATGTCATTATCGTTACTCACCAGGCTGTCCTCCGCTGCATATACGCTTACTTTATGaatataccccaggagcagAGTCCCTGGATGGAGGTGCCTTTGCATACTCTGATCAGACTCACGCCCCGCGCTTACGGTACCGAAGAACAGCGCTTCAAGGCTGATATCCCCGCTGTGTCGACCTGGCGCGGGAAAGGGAGCTCGGCGAGGCACCAGGAGTTCCCTGCCGAGGGAGGCAAAAAAGAGGATACGGAAACCAAGCACTAG
- a CDS encoding EKC/KEOPS complex, subunit Gon7, producing the protein MTSNTSLNAVYTAPQSTETFEHVISTTTGTLAAKQAHLSALQSLVPKLQVQINIFLTERMEEDKKVQGKFSEQEAKEEENYGEEVIEDDA; encoded by the coding sequence ATGACCTCCAACACGAGCTTGAATGCAGTTTACACCGCCCCTCAATCTACCGAGACCTTTGAACATGTGATCTCTACCACAACCGGCACACTAGCGGCCAAGCAAGCCCACCTATCAGCGCTGCAGTCGCTCGTACCCAAGCTGCAGGTCCAGATCAATATCTTCCTTACGGAGCGCATGGAAGAGGACAAGAAGGTGCAGGGCAAATTCTCGGAACAGGAAGCTAAGGAGGAGGAAAATTACGGAGAGGAGGTGATTGAGGATGATGCATGA
- a CDS encoding Proteasome subunit alpha type, which yields MADRYSFSLTTFSPSGKLVQIEYALNAVNQGVTALGIKATNGIVLATEKKSSSPLIDPPSLSKISLITPDIGMVYAGMGPDYRVLVDKARKVSHTGYKRIYNEYPPTRILVQDVARVVQEATQFGGVRPYGVSLLVAGWDEGVEPESEEAKKDDPAEKTSSKTGGIQKGGPSLYQVDPSGSYYPWKATAIGKHATSAKTFLEKRYTEGLELEDAIHIALLTLKETIEGEMNGDTIEIGIVGPPADHLLGFEGVEGAQGPRFRKLTKEQIEDYLTNL from the exons ATGGCTGACAGATATTCATTTTCCTTGACTACATTCTCCCCCAG CGGAAAGCTGGTGCAAATTG AATATGCCCTGAACGCGGTCAACCAGGGTGTGACTGCCCTTGGCATCAAAG CTACGAACGGCATTGTGCTCGCGACTGAGAAGAAATCCTCCTCGCCTCTGATCGACCCTCCCTCGCTTTCCAAGATCTCACTGATCACGCCTGATATCGGTATGGTCTACGCCGGCATGGGCCCCGACTACCGGGTGCTGGTCGACAAAGCCCGTAAGGTCTCGCACACAGGCTACAAGCGCATCTACAACGAATATCCCCCTACTCGTATATTGGTTCAGGACGTCGCTCGGGTAGTGCAAGAAGCTACGCAATTCGGTGGTGTGCGGCCGTACGGTGTCAGTCTGTTGGTCGCAGGCTGGGACGAAGGCGTTGAGCCCGAGTCGGAAGAGGCTAAGAAGGATGACCCCGCAGAGAAGACCTCTAGCAAGACTGGTGGTATCCAGAAGGGTGGGCCCAGTCTGTATCAGGTCGACCCCAGTGGCAGCTACTACCCGTGGAAAGCGACGGCCATCGGTAAACACGCAACAAGCGCCAAGACATTCCTCGAGAAGCGGTACACTGAAGGACTAGAACTGGAAGACGCCATCCACATCGCGCTGTTGACGCTCAAGGAGACGATTGAGGGTGAGATGAATGGTGACACAATAGAAATCG GCATTGTTGGCCCCCCAGCGGACCACCTGCTGGGCTTCGAGGGAGTGGAGGGAGCTCAGGGACCCCGGTTCCGCAAGTTGACCAAGGAGCAGATCGAGGACTACCTGACCAACCTATGA
- a CDS encoding Ribonucleoprotein, putative has translation MNDTEGLGLEQQTPTKSPFANARTDGRAFNSANWRMKAESPATPSRTNASPSASPNPNPNTSRAAFSRPGAHVPQAIKDGRRLYVGNMPYTAKMEDVEALFIAAKFPIERIDIAIDPFTGRNPSYCFVDLRNKEHAERAMTELDGRDLLGRPVKIKPGVAKSQERIQNSPEPLRIDRWRQQERPSFAKINGDSSNRVYVGGLPRLTDHGAVQSNMENFFTGFKVESVSKVFAPHPAKRFDPGEHYYLFVDVGTPEQARKAMDTLNGREGPWGGQLRVQFARGSKDI, from the exons ATGAATGATACAGAGGGTCTTGGACTGGAGCAACAGA CTCCTACCAAGTCTCCCTTTGCAAATGCCCGCACCGATGGCCGAGCCTTTAACTCTGCCAACTGGCGCATGAAGGCTGAAAGCCCGGCAACACCATCGCGCACCAACGCTAGCCCAAGCGCGAGTCCAAACCCAAACCCCAATACCTCACGCGCAGCCTTTAGCCGGCCCGGAGCGCACGTCCCCCAAGCAATAAAAGATGGCCGCCGCCTATACGTTGGCAACATGCCATATACGGCTAAGATGGAGGATGTCGAGGCGCTGTTCATAGCGGCCAAGTTCCCTAT CGAGCGCATAGATATTGCCATTGATCCTTTCACCGGCCGGAACCCCTCCTATTGTTTCGTCGACTTACGGAACAAGGAGCATGCCGAGCGCGCCATGACCGAGCTCGATGGCCGCGATTTGTTGGGTCGCCCGGTCAAGATTAAGCCTGGTGTGGCCAAGTCTCAGGAACGCATTCAGAATTCGCCTGAGCCGTTGCGCATTGATCGCTGGCGTCAGCAAGAGAGACCTAGCTTTGCTAAGATCAACGGTGACTCTAGCAATCGCGTGTATGTCGGTGGACTGCCACGATTGACCGACCATGGGGCTGTGCAGAGCAACATGGAGAATTTCTTCACGGGATTTAAGGT TGAAAGCGTTAGCAAGGTCTTTGCCCCTCACCCCGCTAAACGGTTTGATCCCGGTGAGCACTACTATCTGTTCGTCGATGTGGGTACTCCCGAGCAAGCCCGGAAAGCCATGGATACCTTGAATGGCCGAGAAGGACCCTGGGGTGGTCAGCTTCGTGTACAGTTTGCTCGTGGTTCCAAGGACATCTGA
- a CDS encoding Vacuolar morphogenesis protein AvaB, putative yields the protein MRRAPAAAPLQFSVEGIEGSTPMLSAFTARPLVELKPRDKSRIDSVLAYGDRLLAGLSNGNLRIYRVTDDGKTELLCELEKFSRYKIEQLALIKEANVLVSLSGGYVSLHDAQSYKLVEQLAQTKGASAFAVTSNVVNDPDTNVPAIVSRLAIAVKRKILMRAWRDMELERDTAELSLVSGVKTLTWVSATRLVVGLNTSFIMVNIESGQFMDLAGPGSIEESGRFTGVGAASMSYIGMGGMVPRPLVTRLREGQILLAKDINTNFIDVDGQPLGRKQVPWSHAPVELGYSYPFLLALHDSSKGALEIRNPETLSLLQSIPLPSASILHIPQPNISLAHAGKGFLVASDRIIWRMEALSYDTQIDTLVDGGYLDEAISLLGMLEDALLRDKCGRLRATRLEKAQSLFALTKYRESLDLFTEVSAPPESVIRLYPRLIAGDLSTVPEPEVPNEKVNGSPIDGSCDDAAAGQASTQAASVISSARKPDEGSEASSIRGDDKGLRNAVRELQGYLADVRRRFQRFLNPDGTLKAVAPIEAIDEASDSVLKLLDFPFPDEFASRICAKAQLVDTTLFRAHMFATPSLAGSLFRIANFCDPEVVMERLEETGRYNDLIDFLYGKKLHRQALELLQRFGQTDNGPLSGPTRTVAYLQNLLPDQIDLILEFGEWPLRANHELGMEIFVTDTENAETLPRPQVLGFLEKVHTALAIQYLEHVINEWNDMTPDVHQRLLTLYLDRLTSNDEQGEWKEKFLTMLKESEQYSPAKMLDRLDREDPNFYEARAILFSKMGQHRQALEIYVFKLTDHEKAEEYCNQVHLAEKAKEENSIYLTLLSLYLSPPHGYEPQNDPAIDLLAKHGSRLPADAALKLIPDKQAVQKLEFYFKGRMRAANSVFNEARIVANLRKARDMQIQAQLALGEGVRGGGTRARHVTVTEERICGVCHKRLGGSVINVFPDDTVVHLGCANRKASVRAG from the exons ATGCGGAGAGCTCCAGCAGCAGCGCCCCTCCAATTTTCAGTGGAAGGAATTGAAGGCAGCACACCCATGTTGTCAGCATTTACCGCGCGGCCGCTCGTGGAGCTCAAGCCGCGCGACAAGTCCCGTATCGACTCGGTCCTAGCCTACGGTGACCGCCTCCTCGCTGGCCTGAGCAATGGCAACCTCCGCATCTACCGTGTCACTGACGACGGCAAGACCGAGCTCCTCTGTGAATTGGAGAAATTCTCTCGATACAAGATCGAGCAGCTCGCCTTGATTAAGGAGGCAAATGTGTTGGTTTCTCTTTCTGGTGGTTATGTCTCGCTCCACGATGCGCAGTCCTACAAGCTTGTCGAACAGCTGGCCCAAACGAAGGGCGCTTCTGCCTTTGCCGTCACGTCGAATGTTGTCAATGATCCAGATACAAATGTGCCTGCTATCGTTTCCCGCTTGGCAATTGCCGTCAAGCGGAAGATCCTTATGCGGGCGTGGCGTGACATGGAGCTGGAACGGGATACAGCTGAGCTGAGCTTGGTTAGTGGGGTCAAGACTCTCACCTGGGTTTCGGCTACACGCCTAGTGGTTGGACTGAACACTAGCTTTATCATGGTCAATATTGAGAGTGGACAGTTTATGGATCTGGCTGGGCCGGGCAGCATTGAGGAATCGGGCCGGTTCACGGGCGTTGGCGCCGCGAGCATGAGCTATATCGGTATGGGAGGCATGGTGCCGCGGCCGCTTGTGACGAGATTGCGTGAAGGTCAGATCCTGCTGGCTAAGGACATCAACACGAATTTCATTGATGTCGACGGCCAGCCTCTCGGTCGGAAGCAGGTGCCTTGGAGCCATGCCCCGGTGGAGCTTGGATATTCGTACCCGTTTCTGTTGGCTTTGCACGACTCATCCAAGGGGGCGTTGGAAATAAGGAACCCAGAGACCTTGTCGCTACTGCAGTCTATTCCGTTGCCGTCGGCTAGTATCTTGCACATTCCGCAGCCGAACATCAGTCTTGCTCATGCGGGTAAAGGGTTCCTTGTGGCGAGTGACCGCATCATCTGGCGCATGGAAGCTCTGAGCTATGATACCCAGATTGATACTTTGGTTGATGGTGGTTATCTAGATGAGGCCATCAGCTTACTCGGCATGCTGGAGGATGCTCTTTTACGAGACAAGTGTGGTCGACTGCGCGCGACAAGACTTGAAAAAGCGCAGAGCTTGTTTGCCCTGACCAAGTACCGGGAGTCTCTAGATCTTTTTACTGAGGTGTCTGCACCCCCCGAGAGTGTCATTCGCCTATATCCTCGCTTGATTGCAGGCGATCTCTCTACGGTCCCAGAGCCTGAAGTTCCGAATGAAAAGGTGAATGGGTCTCCGATTGACGGGTCATGCGAtgatgctgctgctggaCAGGCATCCACACAAGCAGCCTCTGTTATATCTTCTGCACGAAAACCCGACGAAGGAAGCGAGGCTAGCAGTATTCGTGGAGACGACAAAG GGCTTCGAAATGCTGTCCGCGAGCTACAAGGATACCTGGCAGATGTTCGCCGACGCTTCCAGCGCTTTCTCAATCCTGATGGAACGCTAAAAGCTGTTGCACCTATCGAAGCCATAGACGAGGCAAGTGACTCGGTTCTCAAGCTACTGGATTTCCCATTCCCCGACGAGTTTGCCTCACGAATTTGTGCCAAGGCACAGTTGGTTGACACTACTTTGTTCCGTGCACACATGTTCGCTACGCCATCACTAGCTGGATCCCTCTTCCGTATTGCCAACTTCTGTGACCCAGAAGTAGTCATGGAAAGACTCGAGGAGACTGGTAGATACAACGACCTAATTGATTTTCTTTACGGCAAGAAATTGCATCGCCAAGCACTTGAATTGCTCCAGCGCTTTGGGCAGACAGATAACGGTCCTCTGAGCGGCCCGACACGCACAGTCGCCTATCTCCAAAATCTACTGCCAGACCAAATTGACCTGATTCTCGAGTTCGGAGAATGGCCGCTTCGTGCCAATCATGAGTTGGGAATGGAGATATTCGTTACCGATACCGAAAATGCTGAGACATTGCCGCGTCCACAAGTCCTTGGATTTCTTGAAAAAGTACACACTGCGCTTGCCATTCAATACCTCGAGCATGTCATTAATGAGTGGAATGACATGACGCCGGACGTACACCAGCGGCTGCTCACCTTATATTTAGACCGGCTTACATCCAATGACGAGCAAGGGGAATGGAAGGAGAAGTTCTTGACGATGTTGAAAGAGAGCGAGCAATACTCGCCAGCAAAGATGTTAGATCGACTCGATCGAGAGG ATCCCAACTTCTACGAAGCCCGTGCTATCCTATTTAGCAAGATGGGCCAGCATCGACAGGCGCTCGAGATCTACGTCTTCAAACTTACGGACCACGAGAAAGCAGAAGA ATACTGCAACCAGGTTCACCTCGCTGAAAaagccaaagaagaaaattcaATCTACCTCACACTCCTTTCCCTTTATCTCTCCCCGCCCCACGGCTATGAGCCTCAAAACGATCCCGCAATCGACCTACTAGCCAAGCATGGCTCACGCCTCCCAGCTGACGCGGCGTTGAAACTCATACCGGACAAACAGGCTGTACAGAAACTTGAATTTTATTTCAAAGGCCGCATGCGCGCCGCAAACTCTGTTTTCAACGAAGCACGCATTGTGGCAAACCTGCGCAAGGCACGAGATATGCAGATCCAAGCCCAGCTCGCTCTTGGCGAAGGGGTTCGTGGTGGAGGCACGCGGGCCCGCCACGTCACTGTCACCGAGGAGCGAATTTGTGGCGTCTGCCATAAGCGTTTGGGAGGGAGTGTGATCAATGTTTTCCCCGA TGATACCGTGGTTCACTTGGGGTGTGCCAATCGAAAAGCTAGTGTTCGAGCTGGGTAG
- a CDS encoding Cytochrome P450, B-class, which translates to MLQSTTRLILDSCNDSTNLRDLGSLTSVILLISALLYKVLYVPVASSPQRDYSPPRLRLPDWKVTQLFFEKRFDFIKDGFKATSSSIYQTSLFRHTAIVLSGDEGRQIFFKEKGLCLYDTFSIMMGSGAAQFDPHQVSGVVRRMASIQRPEKLQKLISVILSECQQKMDAWDTQHILDPRSSLHEVAFQLVMCIASFDIANDPVLSARLKSLVDTVDSITNPYSTWFPWLPGPALFHKFFASVQIYRIVQAAIQARKRSGIKRDDMLQQMIDEGDGTIRIFGCVLGLSLAGARATGTIVTWLIMHISSDPTWSSNVQEEIKTFISAHTSLSASLSGNALIQTLSDIPLAAWETQMPNLDLCIRETLRTSQPYTAVRKNTGSDLTIGPYVIPSRSLVVYPFSDTALNPKYYPDPTRWDPSRGIEKETPFIGWGAGAHACKGQRLATLTMKLVVVYSLMRFDITMVDGQGEKINHLPLPDWNDSATCRPKEECGIKFVKK; encoded by the exons ATGCTGCAAAGCACCACTCGGCTTATCCTTGATTCATGCAATGACTCGACTAATCTTCGAGATCTGGGTAGTCTGACCTCAGTGATTCTTCTAATATCTGCTTTGCTTTACAAAGTCCTGTATGTCCCAGTGGCATCCTCACCCCAAAGAGACTATTCCCCTCCACGCTTGCGACTACCTGACTGGAAGGTTACCCAGTTGTTCTTTGAGAAAAGGTTTGATTTCATCAAAGATGGCTTCAAGGCTACGTCATCTTCCATCTATCAGACCAGTCTGTTCAGACATACCGCCATCGTACTATCCGGGGATGAAGGCCGACAGATCTTCTTTAAGGAGAAGGGTCTCTGTTTATATGATACATTTTCAATCATGATGGGCAGT GGCGCTGCTCAATTTGACCCCCACCAAGTCAGCGGCGTAGTCAGACGCATGGCTTCCATCCAACGACCTGAGAAGCTCCAGAAAT TGATTTCAGTGATTCTGTCAGAATGTCAGCAGAAAATGGATGCATGGGACACCCAGCATATTCTGGACCCACGCTCTTCCCTTCATGAG GTCGCTTTTCAATTGGTCATGTGCATTGCTTCCTTTGATATCGCCAACGACCCGGTGCTTTCAGCTCGTCTCAAGTCACTTGTCGACACTGTTGACTCGATCACTAACCCATACTCGACTTGGTTCCCTTGGTTACCGGGTCCAGCCTTGTTCCACAAGTTCTTTGCTTCTGTTCAAATTTACAGGATTGTTCAAGCAGCCATTCAAGCCAGGAAGAGGAGCGGAATCAAGAGGGACGATATGCTGCAGCAGATGATTGATGAAGGAGATGGTACCATTCGAATCTTTGGG TGTGTGCTAGGGCTATCACTGGCCGGAGCTCGCGCCACTGGGACCATTG TGACATGGCTGATCATGCATATTTCGTCGGACCCAACTTGGTCCTCGAATGTTCAAGAGGAGATCAAGACCTTCATATCCGCTCACACATCCTTATCAGCCTCTCTCTCTGGGAACGCCCTTATCCAAACCCTCTCAGATATCCCACTCGCAGCCTGGGAAACCCAGATGCCTAATCTCGACCTCTGTATACGTGAAACACTACGCACCTCACAGCCATACACAGCAGTGCGAAAGAACACCGGATCAGACCTTACAATCGGGCCATACGTCATCCCCTCGAGATCTCTCGTAGTGTATCCATTTTCGGATACAGCACTCAATCCGAAGTACTATCCGGATCCAACCCGCTGGGATCCATCTCGGggaattgaaaaagaaacacCGTTTATTGGCTGGGGTGCCGGAGCGCACGCTTGCAAAGGCCAGCGACTTGCTACGTTGACTATGAAACTGGTGGTTGTTTATTCTTTGATGCGGTTTGATATTACGATGGTTGATGGGCAGGGCGAAAAGATCAATCATCTTCCCCTTCCGGACTGGAATGACTCCGCGACTTGTCGTCCAAAGGAGGAATGCGGAATCAAGTTCGTTAAGAAGTGA
- a CDS encoding Zinc finger, RING-CH-type, whose translation MANTQYYPPRVCRICLESVLPTFQPSEFLQKPRVVYESSDPESGRLLSPCQCKGSSRYVHEGCLQSWRHADPKYGIRNFWQCPTCGFQYRLERLTWARWISSTTTQLILTLGILLLTIFLLGFIADPIIDFYLGPVDVYTELVEKDASWLGHFLKGLASLGLLSFLKAIFALSPFPWNLRSIASGRSSGRNRAAQLNWLVVMVGIGTFLWAVYKGVRSWSRRTLEKAGERVMDGPLSGEDSDMDVPVSDDAGMKEE comes from the exons ATGGCAAACACACAGTATTACCCCCCACGGGTCTGTCGTATCTGCCTGGAAAGCGTGCTGCCCACTTTCCAACCCTCAGAATTCCTCCAGAAGCCTCGAGTGGTTTATGAATCTTCCGATCCAGAATCCGGGCGTCTGCTAAGCCCTTGCCAGTGCAAAGGTTCCTCGCGTTATGTTCACGAGGGTTGCTTGCagtcatggcgccatgccgACCCCAAATATGGGATAAGGAACTTCTGGCAATGTCCCACCTGCGGTTTTCAGTATCGCCTAGAGCGTCTGACTTGGGCTCGTTGGATTAGCAGCACTACTACCCAGCTAATCCTCACACTTGGCATTCTTTTGTTAACCATATTCCTACTTGGATTCATTGCTGACCCCATCATTGATTTTTATTTGGGCCCCGTGGATGTTTACACCGAATTGGTCGAGAAAGATGCCTCCTGGCTGGGACACTTCCTCAAAGGACTCGCGTCTTTGGGCCTACTGTCGTTCCTTAAGGCAATTTTTGCGCTGTCGCCTTTCCCTTGGAACCTTCGGTCTATCGCATCAGGGCGCAGTTCTGGCCGTAACCGAGCCGCTCAGTTGAACTGGCTAGTGGTCATGGTTGGCATCGGTACTTTCCTTTGG GCTGTCTACAAAGGTGTTCGGTCATGGAGTAGACGAACGCTAGAAAAGGCTGGCGAACGAGTCATGGATGGCCCATTATCAGGTGAGGACAGTGATATGGACGTCCCAGTATCGGACGACGCTGGAATGAAGGAAGAATAG
- a CDS encoding Amidohydrolase family protein codes for MLSKIALKEAFALPRLHEKTKWWAGMFATDTDKHTAEINDVGPIRLDFAKRHGDAQALAVEINDYIAEKVKAHPDQFAAFATLSMHDPQEAAAELRRFVTQHGFPGALVNGTQRAGIDGDDLIFYDNEKWDEFGATCTELDVPLCLHPRNPTGTIYDKLWADRKWLVGPPLSFAHGVSLHVLGMVTNGVFDRNPKLQVILGHLGEHRPFDMWRINHWFEDWKKMLGLGETCERTIREYFAENLWITTSRHFSTTTLHFCMAEVGADRILFSIDYPFETFEDACEWFDSAEMSDPDRLKIGRENAKKLFKLGVYKDSTA; via the exons ATGCTCAGCAAAATCGCCCTCAAAGAAGCCTTCGCGCTGCCCCGATTGCACGAGAAGACGAAATGGTGGGCGGGCATGTTCGCAACCGACACAGACAAGCACACCGCAGAGATCAACGACGTCGGACCAATTCGACTCGACTTCGCCAAGCGCCATGGG GACGCGCAGGCGCTTGCCGTTGAGATCAACGACTACATCGCGGAGAAAGTGAAAGCACACCCGGATCAGTTTGCCGCATTTGC CACGCTCTCCATGCACGACCCGCAAGAAGCAGcagccgagctccgtcgtTTCGTAACACAGCACGGGTTCCCGGGGGCACTTGTGAATGGCACGCAGCGCGCCGGTATCGATGGCGACGACCTGATTTTCTACGACAACGAGAAATGGGACGAGTTCGGGGCTACTTGCACGGAGCTGGACGTGCCGCTGTGCCTACACCCGCGCAACCCGACAGGCACGATCTACGACAAGCTGTGGGCTGATCGGAAATGGCTTGTTGGACCTCCGCTGTCGTTCGCGCATGGAGTCAGTCTGCATGTTCTCGGGATGGTGACGAACGGGGTGTTTGACCGGAACCCGAAGCTGCAGGTTATACTGGGACATTTGGGAGAGCACAGACCGTTTGATATGTGGCGGATTAATCACTGGTTTGAGGATTGGAAGAAGATGCTCGGACTTGGGGAGACGTGTGAGCGGACGATTCGGGAGTACTTTGCGGAGAATTTGTGGATTACGACGTCGAGACATTTCTCGACTACTACGTTGCACTTTTGTATGGCGGAGGTTGGGGCTGATCGGATTTTGTTCTCTATTGATTATCCGTTTGAGACGTTTGAGGATGCCTGTGAGTGGTTTGATTCGGCCGAGATGTCAGATCCGGATCGGTTGAAGATTGGAAGAGAGAATGCGAAGAAGCTGTTTAAGCTTGGAGTTTACAAGGATAGCACGGCTTGA